In Lentimicrobiaceae bacterium, the following proteins share a genomic window:
- the smpB gene encoding SsrA-binding protein SmpB, whose amino-acid sequence MTTKIIIKNKKASFLYFLLDEYSAGIVLQGTEIKSIREGKANLTDSYCAFIGDELFLLNAHIAEYAYGNRFNHEPKRPRKLLLNRRELKKIKGKITEKGLTIVPTQLYINENGLCKVDIAIAKGKKVYDKRESIKERDSKLDLKRRGY is encoded by the coding sequence ATGACAACAAAAATAATCATAAAAAACAAAAAAGCTTCGTTTCTGTACTTTTTGTTAGACGAGTACAGCGCCGGCATAGTATTGCAAGGAACGGAAATAAAATCCATTCGCGAGGGAAAAGCAAATCTAACCGATAGTTATTGTGCCTTTATAGGCGACGAACTTTTTTTGCTGAATGCTCATATAGCCGAATACGCCTACGGCAACAGATTTAATCATGAACCCAAACGCCCACGAAAACTTCTACTAAACAGAAGAGAACTCAAGAAGATTAAAGGTAAAATTACCGAAAAAGGACTTACCATTGTTCCTACACAACTATACATAAACGAAAACGGCTTATGCAAGGTAGATATTGCCATTGCCAAAGGAAAGAAAGTTTATGATAAACGCGAAAGCATCAAGGAAAGAGATAGTAAACTAGATTTGAAACGTAGAGGATATTAG
- a CDS encoding 3-dehydroquinate dehydratase, producing the protein MKKIAIINGPNLNLVGKRETSIYGDFSLEDYLTKLKENFSDVDLSFYQSNIEGEIVNFIQTESTRVDGIILNAGGYSHTSVAILDAIRAVNVPVVEVHISNIYAREPYRRVSLLSEACVGVIAGFGLEVYRLGLLAVSRSFGT; encoded by the coding sequence ATGAAAAAAATCGCAATAATAAACGGACCTAACCTCAATTTGGTTGGGAAAAGGGAAACATCAATATACGGTGATTTTAGTTTAGAAGATTATTTAACTAAACTTAAAGAAAATTTCAGTGATGTTGACTTGTCTTTTTATCAGTCGAATATTGAGGGAGAGATTGTGAACTTTATTCAAACTGAAAGTACAAGAGTTGACGGCATTATTTTAAACGCGGGTGGGTATTCTCACACTTCCGTTGCTATACTTGATGCTATTAGGGCTGTGAATGTTCCGGTTGTTGAAGTCCACATTTCAAACATTTATGCCCGAGAACCTTATCGCAGGGTGTCGTTATTGTCGGAGGCGTGTGTTGGGGTGATTGCGGGTTTTGGTTTGGAGGTTTATCGACTAGGATTGTTGGCGGTGTCCCGAAGTTTCGGGACGTGA
- a CDS encoding four helix bundle protein produces MSYKDLDIFNLALELFFKVHPLSLKLPKYELYELGSQIRRSADSVVTNIVEGYGRRKYKAEYIRFLVFSHASTDETILHILKIKQLYPQYAEEYNKLEKEYNILGAKINSYIKYVENNWK; encoded by the coding sequence ATGAGTTATAAAGATTTGGATATTTTCAATTTAGCTTTGGAATTATTTTTCAAAGTTCATCCTTTATCTTTAAAACTTCCAAAATACGAGTTATATGAATTGGGTTCGCAGATAAGACGTTCGGCAGATTCTGTAGTAACAAATATTGTTGAGGGATATGGAAGAAGAAAGTATAAAGCCGAATACATACGCTTCCTCGTTTTTTCTCATGCCAGCACAGATGAGACAATTCTGCATATATTAAAAATAAAACAACTTTATCCTCAATATGCAGAAGAGTACAACAAATTGGAAAAAGAATACAATATTTTAGGGGCAAAAATCAACAGTTACATTAAATACGTCGAGAATAATTGGAAATAA